Within Lentisphaerota bacterium, the genomic segment TCACACCGTCTGCGCGGTCCGATACGTCCCGCGCCACCGCTGCCGCGTCGGCCGGGGCGCTAGCCCACGTCACAGGGCTGTCCACAGGATCGCCCGCTTGACAGGTCAGTGAAACGGGGATGCGCCCCGGTGGTCGGTCAGCGACAGGGGGTGTGCGACAGTGTGTGGCTGCGTGGGTGCGCGAAGCGGGTAGGGTGGCGGCGTCCCGCCGCGCCGCAGGCAAATGGATCAAGGCGTTGATCGCTATCGGAATGCAAAGGGAATACTGACAACTCACAGTCCCCGCCTCGCGCATTCCCTTTGTCTTTCGGCGCGGCGAGACGCCGCCGCCCTGCCGCGCTGCGTGCATTCCCTGAACCCGCTTTTCAGCTTTCAGTTTTTCAGCTTTCAGTTTTCAGCTTTTCTCTTCAGCGGGACGCCGGCCGCCAGCGCGCGGCGCGCGGCGGTGGTGAGCGGGAGCGCGGAGGGCAGGGGCGACCAGTGGACGTGCTCGCGCAGGCCGGGGGAGATGCGGCCCGAGGGGAGGGTCGCCGTGTAGAGGCTGAGCCGGAGGCGGAAGTGGGAGAATGTGTGGCTGATCGCGCCCGCAGGCCGGATAGCGGCGGGCGCGAGGCCGGTTTGTCGGCGCACCAGGCGGGCGGCGGCTGCGGGTGTGTGCGTGAGGGGGATCTCCCCGCCGGGAAGTTCCCAGAGGCCTCCGAGAAGGCCGGCGCTGTCGCGGCGTACCAGCAGAACGCGGTTGCGGGCGTCACGCAAGATAAATCCGACGGCATGGCGCTCGGGAAGCGCCGCAGCTACGGGTTTGACCGGGAAGTCGCATTGCCGACCCGTGGCGGCCGCTGCGCATGCCGGGTGAAGCGGGCACGCTTCGCACGCAGGCGAACGCGGTGTGCAGATGAGTGCGCCGAGTTCCATGATGGCCTGGTTGAAGTCGCCGGGGGCGCCGCATCCGGTGATCGCCGGACGCAGCCGATCGGCCAGCACCGCGCGCGGTCCGGGTTTCCGAAAGTCATCGGCGAGCAGCCAGAAGCGCGAGAAGACGCGCGCCACATTGCCATCCACCACGGGCTCGCACACGCCGAAGCAGATGCTGGAGATGGCGGCGGCGGTGTAGGGCCCGATCCCCGGCAGCGCGGCCAGTTCAGCCAGTGTCTGTGGCAGTTTTCCGTCGTGGCGGTTGAGGATGATCTGCGCGGCCTTGCGCAGATTGCGTGCCCGCGCGTAATAGCCCAGACCTTCCCACGGTTTGAGGAGCGCGTCATCCGGGGCTGCGGCAAGGCTGGCGACAGCGGGGAAGCGGGCCATGAAACGGGCAAAAAAGGGTCGCACGGTGTCGACCTGCGTCTGTTGCAGCATGATTTCGCTGACCCAGACGGCATAGGGGTCGGGATGTCCGCGCCACGGCATTTCGCGGCGATTGGCGCGGTACCAGGCGAGCAGGGCGCGGGTCAGGAGGGTCGGATCAAACACGTCGTTGCTCACACCAGGGCACCTGCACTTCATGAGATCTCACGCGCGCCCCACTGGGGGTCTCGGTCACTTATCCGCCGGGGTCTTGCCCGTTCCGGTCTTCGCCGGAGCGCTGTCGGTCTTGGGTGCTGGGGAACCGGGGGCTTTTGCGGCGGTGTCGGTTTTGGGCGCGTCGGAACCGGCCGCTTTTGCGGCGGTGTCGGCCTTGACATCCGAGTGATAGCCGGCGCTGCGGTAATCGGTCTGATAAAATCCGCTGCCCTTGAAAATGATGCCGGCACCGCGGCTGATCTGGCGCCGGATCTTACGGCTCTTGCATTTGGGGCAAACCTTGAGCGGATTGTCCTTCATGCTTTGGAACACATCAAACGTGCCGCAAGCGGGGCAACAATATTCGTAGGTCGGCATGGGGCATCTGTTTCAAATCTTATAAAGTGGTGGAGGTAAGGAGGGTCGAACTCCTGACCTCTTGAATGCCATTCAAGCGCTCTACCAACTGAGCTATACCCCCACACCAAGAGATCCCGTGACGGGTGAAACGGGCGACATTAAATCATGCGGACGGCCGTTCTGTCAACCGCATATTTTCTTCAACGAATGAGTTACTCTTGCTTTCCGGGTATCCGAATGTCAAAATACGCCCCTCTGCGATTTTTTTGGGACACGGGCGGTGCGTTATGATGATGCTTGAAGGGTGCGCGGCGTTTTCCGCGTTTCGGCTGGAGGCGCTGAAGGACGTCATTCGGCAAGGGGTCGATGGCCTGGACGACGGGGTCGCCGTCGAGGCGGTGTTTGTGTATCTTCTAGACCTGCATCGGACTTTGGACGCCTCGGCCCTGGCCCAGGCGCAAGCCTTGCTTGGCGCGTCGGCGACGGCTCCGGCGGCGGGTGGTGTTTATATCTCGCCGCGCAAGGGGACGATATCGCCGTGGTCTTCGAAGGCGACCGACATCTTTGCCAACTGCGGGCTGACGGCGGTGCGGCGGGTCGAGCGCGCCGTGCGTCTGGTCGTCCGCGCGGGCGGACGCGAGGTGCCGTGCGAGCGGTTGCGGCCGGTCCTCCACGCATTGCACGATCGGATGACCGAGGGCGTTTATGCCGATCTGGGCGATTGCTTTGCCCATCCTCCGCCAGCTCCCGGCCGTTCGTTCGATGTGCTCGGCCGCGGCCGTGCCGCGCTGGAAGAGGCCAACGTCGGCATGGGACTGGCGCTGAGCGACGACGAGATGGACTATCTCTGCGAGAATTACACACGCGGCGGACGCAACCCCACCGACACCGAGCTGGTGATGTTCGGCCAGGTGAACTCCGAGCATTGCCGTCACAAGATCTTCAACGCCGCCTGGGTGGTGGATGGCCATGCCGAGGAGCTCTCCCTCTTCAAGATGATCAAGCACACCCACGCGTGCCATCCGCAGGGAACGCTCGTTGCGTATTCGGACAACTCGGGTGTGGCGGAGGGGTTTGCGGTCGACGCCTTCTGGATCGATCCCCGGACACGTTGCTACGGCTTTCATGCCGATCAGATGGACCTGCTGATGAAGGTGGAGACGCATAACCATCCGACGGCGATCTCGCCGTTTCCCGGGGCGGCGACCGGCGTCGGCGGCGAGATTCGAGACGAGGCGGCCACCGGCACGGGGAGTAAGAGCCGGGCGGGCCTTTCGGGGTTCATGGTCTCCAACCTCCGTATCCCGGGTTATGTGATGCCTTGGGAGCGGGAGATTGCCGAGTTTCCGCGTCGGCTGGCTTCACCGCTGGCGATCATGACCGAGGGACCGCTGGGCGGCGCGGCGTTCGGCAACGAGTTCGGCCGGCCCCAATTGACGGGGTTCTTCCGCACGTATGAGGATCGTGTTGCCGGCCGCCACCGGGGCTATCACAAGCCGATCATGCTGGCGGGCGGCATGGGCAGCATCCGCCGCAGTCATGTGTGGAAAAAGCCGGTTCCGCCGGGTGCGCTGATCGTGCAGCTTGGCGGATCGGCGATGCGGATCGGGCTGGGCGGCGGCGCGGCGTCGTCCATGGTCACGGGCAGCAATGACGAGGCGCTCGACTTTGATTCGGTGCAGCGCGGCAATGCCGAGATGGAGCGCCGCTGCCAAGAGGTGATCGACGCCTGCACGGCGATGGGCGATGGGAATCCGATCCTCAGCATTCACGACATCGGCGCCGGCGGACTGTCCAACGGATGCCCGGAGCTGGTTGAAGCCACCGGCGCGACGTTTCAGTTGCGCGCGGTTCATAATGAAGAACCCTCGATGAAGCCCATGGAGATTTGGTGCTGCGAGGCGCAGGAGCGGTATGTCCTGGCCATTCGGGCTGAAAACCGTGCGTGGTTCGAGCAGGTGTGTGCCCGCGAGCGCTGTCCTGCCGCATTCATCGGCGTGACGCGTGACGATCGGCGGCTGATCCTGGAGGACGAGCACTTTGGCGACCGGCCGATTGACATGGATGTCAGCGTCCTGCTGGGCAAGCCGCCGCGGATGGTGCGCGACGTGACGCGCGCCGTCCCATCCGCCGTGCCGCTCGACCTGGCGCACGTCCGGCCCTGCGACGCGCTCGATCGGGTGTTGCAGCTTCCGGCAGTGGCCGACAAGACGTTTCTGATCACCATCGCCGACCGCTCCGTCACCGGCCTGGTCTGCCGGGACCAGATGGTGGGGCGTTATCAATTGCCCGCGGCGGATTGCGCGGTGACGGCCCACGGCTACACCGCGTTCACGGGCGCCTGCATGGCGACGGGCGAACGGACCCCGGTGGCGCTCATCAATGCGCCAGCCTCGGGACGGCTGGCGGTGGGGGAGGCCATCACCAACTGCGCCGGCGCGGCGATCGGCCCGATCGGTGCCATCAAGCTCTCGGCCAACTGGATGTGCGCCTGCGGCGAGGCGGGCGAGGATGCGGCTTTGTTTGACACGGTCAAGGCCGTGGGGATCGACTTTTGTCCTGCGCTCGGCGTGTCGATTCCGGTCGGCAAGGATTCGCTTTCCATGCGTACGGTGTGGGCGGACGCTGCGGGTGCGGTTCACCGCCAGGTCGCCCCGCTCAGTCTGATCGTTAGCGCCTTTGCGCCGGTTGTTGACGTGCGCAAGACGGTGACGCCGGATCTCAAGCCGGGACCGAGTCGGCTGCTGCTCATAGACCTCGGAGCCGGCCGCAACCGCCTGGGCGCAAGCGCCCTGGCGCAGGTGTATAACCAGGTCGGCGATGACGCGCCCGACTGCGATTCGCCCGTGGCGTTGCGCGCCTTCTTCGACGCGATGCAGGAGCTGGTGGCGGAGGGGTTGCTGCTGGCTTATCACGACCGGTCTGACGGCGGCGTGGCCGTGACTCTGGCCGAGATGGCGATGACCGGCGGGTGCGGACTGCGTGCTGAACTTCCCGGACGGAGCGCCATC encodes:
- a CDS encoding zinc ribbon domain-containing protein, with protein sequence MPTYEYCCPACGTFDVFQSMKDNPLKVCPKCKSRKIRRQISRGAGIIFKGSGFYQTDYRSAGYHSDVKADTAAKAAGSDAPKTDTAAKAPGSPAPKTDSAPAKTGTGKTPADK
- the mutY gene encoding A/G-specific adenine glycosylase — protein: MKCRCPGVSNDVFDPTLLTRALLAWYRANRREMPWRGHPDPYAVWVSEIMLQQTQVDTVRPFFARFMARFPAVASLAAAPDDALLKPWEGLGYYARARNLRKAAQIILNRHDGKLPQTLAELAALPGIGPYTAAAISSICFGVCEPVVDGNVARVFSRFWLLADDFRKPGPRAVLADRLRPAITGCGAPGDFNQAIMELGALICTPRSPACEACPLHPACAAAATGRQCDFPVKPVAAALPERHAVGFILRDARNRVLLVRRDSAGLLGGLWELPGGEIPLTHTPAAAARLVRRQTGLAPAAIRPAGAISHTFSHFRLRLSLYTATLPSGRISPGLREHVHWSPLPSALPLTTAARRALAAGVPLKRKAEN
- the purL gene encoding phosphoribosylformylglycinamidine synthase; this encodes MMMLEGCAAFSAFRLEALKDVIRQGVDGLDDGVAVEAVFVYLLDLHRTLDASALAQAQALLGASATAPAAGGVYISPRKGTISPWSSKATDIFANCGLTAVRRVERAVRLVVRAGGREVPCERLRPVLHALHDRMTEGVYADLGDCFAHPPPAPGRSFDVLGRGRAALEEANVGMGLALSDDEMDYLCENYTRGGRNPTDTELVMFGQVNSEHCRHKIFNAAWVVDGHAEELSLFKMIKHTHACHPQGTLVAYSDNSGVAEGFAVDAFWIDPRTRCYGFHADQMDLLMKVETHNHPTAISPFPGAATGVGGEIRDEAATGTGSKSRAGLSGFMVSNLRIPGYVMPWEREIAEFPRRLASPLAIMTEGPLGGAAFGNEFGRPQLTGFFRTYEDRVAGRHRGYHKPIMLAGGMGSIRRSHVWKKPVPPGALIVQLGGSAMRIGLGGGAASSMVTGSNDEALDFDSVQRGNAEMERRCQEVIDACTAMGDGNPILSIHDIGAGGLSNGCPELVEATGATFQLRAVHNEEPSMKPMEIWCCEAQERYVLAIRAENRAWFEQVCARERCPAAFIGVTRDDRRLILEDEHFGDRPIDMDVSVLLGKPPRMVRDVTRAVPSAVPLDLAHVRPCDALDRVLQLPAVADKTFLITIADRSVTGLVCRDQMVGRYQLPAADCAVTAHGYTAFTGACMATGERTPVALINAPASGRLAVGEAITNCAGAAIGPIGAIKLSANWMCACGEAGEDAALFDTVKAVGIDFCPALGVSIPVGKDSLSMRTVWADAAGAVHRQVAPLSLIVSAFAPVVDVRKTVTPDLKPGPSRLLLIDLGAGRNRLGASALAQVYNQVGDDAPDCDSPVALRAFFDAMQELVAEGLLLAYHDRSDGGVAVTLAEMAMTGGCGLRAELPGRSAIEALFSEELGAVLQVAAPRVETVCGVLARHGLGAMTHVIGEPVADRSFTLSAARTRAVATDITRLRSTWSALTFRMQALRDNPECARQEYDNGSDADDPGINVHLTYRPDDSPSTVTLREKPRLAVLREQGVNGHVEMAAAFSLAGFDACDVHMTDLLTGRTDLSAFSGLVACGGFSYGDVLGAGSGWARSILFNARMMEMFGAFFKRPDTFTLGVCNGCQMVSQLKAIIPGAAQWPQFRRNVSEQFEARYATVEVLDSPSVLLRGMAGSRVPIAVAHGEGLAVFDSPADAGSAAGALRFVDGCGRPTERYPWNPNGSAGGLTGFTTPDGRATIMMPHPERGFRSVQLSYKPDGVFTGEAGPWMRMFRNAHAFACGVQRGVSRP